AGGTAGTTTATCTGATTATCCCAAATTAATGTACGCTCAGCCAGGGTATCATCAGTTGCAAAATCTGTTATCGCAAGAGCAACATCATTGGTTAATTCATCCTGGACAATTTCCATTTCAAAATAGCAATGTGGGTCGTCATCAATCCATTTAAATTTAACAAGCTTGTTTTCCTTAACACTAAGCAATTTCGCCTTCTGTATTTCATCATCCCACGTGAAAGTATATGTTTGATCACGGAAAACTACATCATCCGCAAACCATTGAGATAGGCCATTTGGCTCGCTAATAAAGCTAAATAAAATACGTGGAGACGATCTCAATTCATATTCTAGGGTAAATTTTTTCTTTTCTGACATCGTTAAACACTTACTTTCTGAATTTTTTAGACAATTTTTAACATTTATTTCTAAAGAAAAGTAAATTATTCTATATTTGCAACTCTTTAGAAAATCACAACGGTTTTTTACTGAATAAAAGCCCGGCGGGGTAGCTCAGATGGTTAGAGCGCAGGATTCATAACCCTGAGGTCGGCAGTTCGATTCTGCTCCCCGCTACTTAAGGAAACAACCTACATAGGTTGTTTCCTTTTTTTATGCCAATAAAATCCTGTGGCCCAAACTGTTATCATCCGGCCAAATTGTGTTCGACAATCGCTAAAAAACCTCCTAGACTTTTATCCAAAAGAGTCTAAAAAATTGCTTTAAGAACATATCTACGTCGTTTTTAGCGAGTTTGACTTCTCCTTCGGGTTATGAGTGTTTCCCACTTCTTCGTTCTTTATGTAATTCTTTGCTATCAGATAAAGAAAATCCAAGATAACATCAGCTTCTTTTTCGTCAACCTCAATGCCGCTCTTGGCCAAAATGGAAATTGCCCGTTTAACTGAAATCGTTCTTTCTATAAAGTTCATTTCCATAATTGGCCATTTTTGTTCAACATCAATATTTTTGACAATGCCCCGTTCAGTTCCAAGGAAAGTTCGCCAGTTTGGAAGTTAACCTTGGTTGGCGGGAGAAGCTTGGCAAGGTGTTTTTTATCGGCGGTATCCAGAGTGGCGTATCCGCCAAAAACGTCTATCAAGGTTCTGTGCTGTAATTGACGTTGCATATCAATACTTTTCAGCTTATCAATATTATCACCCAGTTCTTTTTTGAGACAGGCAGAATTTAGCAGATATTCCTTTTTGAATTCACTATAATCATCAAACTTCAATATATCTTCTATGAACAATTTCCGAGCTTTGGAAAGCGCTGACTGCTGTCTCGCAAGCTGTCTCAAAAGTTCTGCTCTTTCGTTCAGGTATTCCGTCCTATTCGTGATTAGATTAGCATCATCTAGAATAAGATCGAGAAGTTGGATAGCATTATCGGAAAGCACAAGCTGCTGTAGTTTGCGCTCATAATTATAATTGAGGAGAACTGCATTCATCCTAGTCCTACATCGTCCCCTGCAATGATAATATGGATACTTGTTTTTCGATCCTTTCGAAAAACTTCCGCAAATCCTTCTACCACAAAGGGGACATATCAAAAAACCTGTCAGAAAAAATATTGCCTTTAGCTCTTCCGTTCTACTTGAAATCCTTCTTTTTGAATTTATGATACTCTGCACCTGATAAAAAGTCGACACAGAAATTAAAGCCTCATGGTTGCCCTTTACCATCTGCTTTTCTTCGGCATTCAATGTTACGGGAATCAGACCACAATAAACAGGGTTACGGATAAGCTTGGAAAAATTTGAAGGCGAGCAGAGGAAGCCTTTATCAACAGCCATCTTTCTAACGTCCGTCATCCTATAGATATTTTTTGCTAGCTGAAGAAAAATCCATCTGACAACACTCGCTTCGGGCTGCTTTGGTGCGATAAACTTTTTCCCGTCAATCCCAGTAAGGTTTACAAATCCCATTGGGGCCTTGTTCGGATGTCGCCCCATCTGCCGAGCTCTACGCATTCCATTTGCAGTATTAAGGGCACGCCTGGTATTTTCCGCTTCCGGGACGGAAAGGTAGACGGCAAGCATTACCGAACTCTCCGGAATATCGAGATCGACAGGCTGATCGATGGCCATTGCCTTGGTATTGTACTTCCGTAATATACCGATCATCTCGTAGGCATATTGTATGTTACGACTGAACCTATCCCACTTGATGAATAAGATATTCTTTTCTTCTTTGGTACGTTCTTTTTTGACGGCCAATACAAGTTGTTTCCATTCGGGCCGGTTGAAGTTCTTTGCCGAAAAGTCTTCCCTGTAAACTCCTTTAACATGTATATTGTTGGATTCACAATACTTGAATAATCGATCCTCCTGTTCGGGCAGGGAATAGCCCTTCCTTTTTTGTTCGTCGGTGCTTACACGGACGTATAGATAAGCTGATTTCATATGAACATTATATAAATCTTAATATAAGTTCTGCATTTTTTTCAGGAAATCAGAATGCTATTATGTTGGATATAGTGTGTATTTCGGCGAAGGTGGACCTCCCCCAATTTTGGGTTTCAATATATTTAAACATCGCTTAGTTATTGAAAGTAGTCCATGGTGACTAAAATGGATTTCTAAATATTTACTTAGACATACAATTTCCAATTACCATCAAAACTGGGACCAGCCAAATTCAACGGAATTCCACGAAAAAGGAAACAAAGCCGCAGGTATAAGATTACGCAAGGCTTACCAAGAAATTAAGGAGCTTGCACGAGCAGGAAATCCAAATTGGATTTACAACGGCTTTTACATTTAATTATTCTGTAATGCTCGGATTCTTACAGTATTCGTAATTAGTTGAGCTCCGGATACATCCAGTTTAATTCCTTTTAAATTAAGCTCTTCATGAAGTGCCTTTTGATCAAAATCGAGCTTATCTAGTAAATATTTGTGTTTGACTATGAAGTTTCTAAAAACATCATCCCATGTCATAGCAAAAACTTCCAAGTTTCCCCATGATTTTACCAGATAACGTTTACCTTTACCCTTGAATTCATCATATTGTTTCTCAATATATTCATCTACTTTGTTGCTCACCACGAAGAACTTCCATTTTCTCGTTTGTGAATTAAACTGATCCAGACGTGTAATAAAATCCATATAATCTTCGATCTGCCTAAGCTGCTCCTTACCTATGGTAACTGTAGGACGCTTCAATTCCACCATAATATTTTCCTCTATATCGTCATCATGGTTATTTGGATCAGGAACACTTCTCTGACGGCACATAAACAAATCAGGTCTACGGTTTTTTTCCTCATCCTGAATTTTAACCTTTGGAGGCTTAGTTAAGCCATCAACTAGGTGGAGATAGTTTGATAATAATTTCTCAAACCCTTCATTTGCTGTCACTAAGTGGAATTGTTCTCCAAAAAGCCAATAGTTATCAGCAATTGCATGTTGGATATGATCTCTTTCGTTAGAGAAATGTTTAAGATCAAATACAAGTGTCTTTAAAAGTTCTACTGTCTTAAACCTATTCTCAATAAGATTAATAGTCCTGGTAATGTGTGCAAATCCTGTTTTTTTAAGCAAAACCGATAGATTTTCTCGTTCTTCACTGGAGATATTGACTATTCCCTCAAGTATGGATAATATATTTTCACGCTCATCTGTATCTAGCAAAAGATTGATGAACCCGATGCTGGTCTTTTCCTGGGTTTCGTTAAGTCCTTTAAATATCTTAGGCTGAATGCAATAGATTTCTCTGACAACTTCAACGAGGTCCTTTCGTTTTTCCTGTTCATATTTATTGTTCTTAAACTTCGGAAAAACACCATTTCTCTCGTATTTTGATATGAGTTCGTTAGCTCCATTGATCCGTACAAATTCTTTTTGTTTTAAATTGATAATTTGTTGTAATTCCTTAACTAAAGTTTTGAAAACGGGATTATTTGGGGTATTGCCAAATAGTGGTTCAGACTCTTCACTGTCAGAAAAAGTAAAGTCATCAAAGAAATCAGACTCAATATAGATGCTATGAAAAAAGTTAATTGCATTATTGTTAAATGAAGTAAGCTGTTTGAACTTTTCTTTCTTTTCCCCGTTTAAAAAATAATAATAGAATTTGTCCCCAATTTTTTCATTCCAGCGTACATAAGTGATCGTAAATTTATGATCAACTATTTTAGCATCAGAAATTATCCGGTCTGAAACTTCATGATCCCCTAGAATATCATCGTATTTAAGTGGGACTCCGTTAATACTGAGAATGAAGTTATTTTTACTATTGAGCAATAAAAACCAGCCAAATTCATATTTCAAAAAATTAATAAACTCATCGCATTGAAATGAATAAGCCGTTACACCATGTAAATCGGACAACTTCAACCAAGTTCCTGTTTGACTGGTTTCAGCTATTCTTTTATTATCATCATTATAATGATCCTTATCGTTTGCATGGATAGTCACGTCGTAAGCCAAGCATTTTTCAGACTCCATATCTAGAAAAACTGTTGACCAGACTGCGGTATTCGCAAAAGCTATAAATGAAAAACGGCCTTTTCCTTTTTTGCCACGAATATAAGAGGACCTTTGAAAAGACCCCCTTTTTACCGAGTCCAGAAAAGAACCAAAAGTATCTGTCAATTCGGCGAGGTTGATTCCAGTTCCGTTATCAACGATATTCAATTCATTGATATGGTCTATCTCATTTGAATTGAACTTGATATCTATTATGGATGCACTGGCATCAAACCCGTTCCAGATTAATTCTGCAACAGCATCCATATAGTCCTTCGTTATACCAGCAGAATCAATGCTATTATTGTTTACATTTACTTTATTCTTCATACGGCCTGTCTTGTTAGAGCGTGTAATTGAGTTAATAAACCGAGGAGCCAGATTAACGTCTGATGGTGAAGTTAGAGATTTATTAGCAGAATTTATCATGACAGAAACAATTTGGCCGGCAAACTACTAATTTCTTTAGCATTCAAGTCTCTATACTCGCTTTTTTTTATTATCAGTGTTGGATTCTTATATACCTTGCAGTTTCACTGTTATACTTGAAGGTCAATTGTGGAAAACAAATCGGCCTGCTTGTATGCTGAAATTAGTGTTTTTGGTATATTCCCTTTAATATAGTTCTCAATAAAACTGGATGATGACAAAAGTAAATTTCACAGCGGAATAAGCCAACTGGCTTACTCAACTTCTTTTTCAACGAGTTTCTTTGTACTAGATATTCCGACACACCATTTCCAGGACAACAGGGATTTTCAATGCACCACTGTTAATAGCGGTTTGCTGACAAAAGAGAATTATAACGCATCCAGAAAGCTTGCTGAGTCTGTCGGCTTTATCTACATGCATGAAGAAAATAGTAAAGCTCACTACAAGCTCAGACCAGAGGTATATGAAGACCAGGCTTATATCGATAGTGACCTTTCGGCCTTGACCAGTATTCGTGCGAAAGAAATCTGTAGTGGAACTAAATATCATTTTACAAGACTCAAGATCCGACAATCGGAGCTTAAAATGAAATTGGGTAAAACTGATGACATACTGAACATAAAGACGAACTAGATCAACTAGGCTGTAATTTTGATAGTATTGTTTTAGATGTCTAAATGGATCATAAAATTGTAATCGACAAATAGGATATAATGTACGCCCTGCAATTTGGCAAAAGCTATTAGGATATATGGTGCTTAGAGCTTTTGAAAGACCTTCTCTTTTAATTTTACGGATTTGGTCTTGCTAATCTTATGTACCCGTTTATAATAATTGATCGTGCCTTTTGCTTCAGGGGTTTCTTTATCCTCAAACGCATCAATCTTCTTTTTGTAACTCTCTGCTAAATAAAGACCATTGTTCTTAACAATAATATTTGTGACTTTAGGATGCTTCGTTTGATAAAAGGTCTTGTTGTGACTGATCTTAAATCCTTTAGAAATGATAATAGCCATGACTTCATTGATCAGATGTTGAAAATTTGTTTTTGACGAAATGGTGATGTCGTCTACGAAAGTTGTAAAAATAAGTCCATGTTCCCTTGTTAAAATATCAATTTCATTACCTGCACTATAAAAGGCAAGATTTGCCAGGTAAGGAGATGTTGGAGTTCCTTGTGGGAGGCTGC
This is a stretch of genomic DNA from Candidatus Pedobacter colombiensis. It encodes these proteins:
- a CDS encoding START-like domain-containing protein, yielding MSEKKKFTLEYELRSSPRILFSFISEPNGLSQWFADDVVFRDQTYTFTWDDEIQKAKLLSVKENKLVKFKWIDDDPHCYFEMEIVQDELTNDVALAITDFATDDTLAERTLIWDNQINYLHSVLGA
- a CDS encoding recombinase family protein; translated protein: MKSAYLYVRVSTDEQKRKGYSLPEQEDRLFKYCESNNIHVKGVYREDFSAKNFNRPEWKQLVLAVKKERTKEEKNILFIKWDRFSRNIQYAYEMIGILRKYNTKAMAIDQPVDLDIPESSVMLAVYLSVPEAENTRRALNTANGMRRARQMGRHPNKAPMGFVNLTGIDGKKFIAPKQPEASVVRWIFLQLAKNIYRMTDVRKMAVDKGFLCSPSNFSKLIRNPVYCGLIPVTLNAEEKQMVKGNHEALISVSTFYQVQSIINSKRRISSRTEELKAIFFLTGFLICPLCGRRICGSFSKGSKNKYPYYHCRGRCRTRMNAVLLNYNYERKLQQLVLSDNAIQLLDLILDDANLITNRTEYLNERAELLRQLARQQSALSKARKLFIEDILKFDDYSEFKKEYLLNSACLKKELGDNIDKLKSIDMQRQLQHRTLIDVFGGYATLDTADKKHLAKLLPPTKVNFQTGELSLELNGALSKILMLNKNGQLWK
- a CDS encoding ATP-binding protein → MKNKVNVNNNSIDSAGITKDYMDAVAELIWNGFDASASIIDIKFNSNEIDHINELNIVDNGTGINLAELTDTFGSFLDSVKRGSFQRSSYIRGKKGKGRFSFIAFANTAVWSTVFLDMESEKCLAYDVTIHANDKDHYNDDNKRIAETSQTGTWLKLSDLHGVTAYSFQCDEFINFLKYEFGWFLLLNSKNNFILSINGVPLKYDDILGDHEVSDRIISDAKIVDHKFTITYVRWNEKIGDKFYYYFLNGEKKEKFKQLTSFNNNAINFFHSIYIESDFFDDFTFSDSEESEPLFGNTPNNPVFKTLVKELQQIINLKQKEFVRINGANELISKYERNGVFPKFKNNKYEQEKRKDLVEVVREIYCIQPKIFKGLNETQEKTSIGFINLLLDTDERENILSILEGIVNISSEERENLSVLLKKTGFAHITRTINLIENRFKTVELLKTLVFDLKHFSNERDHIQHAIADNYWLFGEQFHLVTANEGFEKLLSNYLHLVDGLTKPPKVKIQDEEKNRRPDLFMCRQRSVPDPNNHDDDIEENIMVELKRPTVTIGKEQLRQIEDYMDFITRLDQFNSQTRKWKFFVVSNKVDEYIEKQYDEFKGKGKRYLVKSWGNLEVFAMTWDDVFRNFIVKHKYLLDKLDFDQKALHEELNLKGIKLDVSGAQLITNTVRIRALQNN